The Parus major isolate Abel chromosome 5, Parus_major1.1, whole genome shotgun sequence genome contains a region encoding:
- the SSTR1 gene encoding somatostatin receptor type 1, protein MLPNGTCPRLPGGAGSDSGDSDSGGGSDSGGGGAGGASEEAAAEGMDSGGRNSSGAPNSTLSESQGSAILISFIYSVVCLVGLCGNSMVIYVILRYAKMKTATNIYILNLAIADELLMLSVPFLVTSTLLHHWPFGSLLCRLVLSVDAINMFTSIYCLTVLSVDRYIAVVHPIKAARYRRPTVAKMVNLGVWVLSILIILPIIIFSNTAANSDGTVACNMLMPEPTQRWLVVFVVYTFLMGFLLPVVAICLCYILIIAKMRMVALKAGWQQRKRSERKITLMVMMVVMVFVICWMPFYIVQLVNVFVEQDDATISQLSVILGYANSCANPILYGFLSDNFKRSFQRLLCLSWMDNAAEEPIDYYATALKSRAYSVEDFPPDNLESGSMYRNGTCTSRITTL, encoded by the coding sequence ATGCTCCCCAATGGCACCTGCCCCAGGCTTCCGGGCGGTGCAGGCAGCGACAGCGGCGACAGCGacagcggcggcggcagcgaCAGTGGTGGCGGCGGAGCCGGTGGCGCCTcggaggaggcggcggcggaggGCATGGACTCGGGCGGCAGGAATTCCTCCGGCGCTCCGAACAGCACCCTGAGTGAGTCTCAGGGCAGCGCCATCCTCATCTCATTCATCTACTCCGTGGTGTGCCTGGTGGGGCTGTGCGGCAACTCCATGGTCATCTACGTGATCCTACGTTACGCCAAGATGAAGACAGCCACCAACATCTACATCCTCAACTTGGCCATCGCGGATGAGCTGCTGATGCTTAGCGTCCCCTTTCTGGTTACCTCCACCCTGCTGCACCACTGGCCCTTTGGCTCCCTGCTCTGCCGCCTGGTGCTCAGTGTGGATGCCATCAACATGTTCACCAGCATCTACTGCCTGACCGTGCTCAGTGTGGACCGTTACATCGCTGTGGTGCACCCCATCAAGGCGGCCAGGTACCGCCGACCCACTGTGGCTAAGATGGTCAATCTGGGTGTCTGGGTACTTTCCATCCTCATCATCCTGCCCATCATCATCTTCTCCAACACAGCAGCCAACAGTGATGGAACAGTGGCTTGCAACATGCTCATGCCAGAGCCCACCCAGAGATGGCTGGTGGTCTTTGTGGTCTACACCTTTCTGATGGGCTTCTTGCTGCCTGTGGTGGCCATCTGCCTCTGCTACATCCTCATCATTGCTAAGATGCGCATGGTGGCCCTGAAGGCTGGCTGGCAGCAACGCAAACGCTCAGAGCGCAAGATCACCCTCATGGTCATGATGGTGGTGATGGTCTTTGTCATCTGCTGGATGCCCTTCTACATTGTGCAGCTGGTCAATGTCTTTGTAGAGCAGGATGATGCCACCATCAGCCAGCTCTCTGTCATCTTGGGCTATGCCAACAGCTGTGCCAACCCTATCCTCTATGGTTTTCTCTCAGACAATTTCAAGCGGTCCTTCCAGCggctgctctgcctcagctggaTGGACAACGCTGCAGAGGAACCCATCGACTACTATGCCACTGCCCTCAAGAGCAGGGCATACAGCGTGGAGGACTTTCCCCCAGACAACTTGGAGTCAGGGAGCATGTACAGGAATGGCACTTGCACCTCCAGGATTACCACCCTCTGA
- the CLEC14A gene encoding C-type lectin domain family 14 member A: MRRAGPWCLLLAAACALGRSPPPPRAAVRCPPAGACFSAHLANVSYAEARGACDQRRGSLAWVSGEPELLLLLGLLAEAAVPAPALFWVGLKRNAPACTHEEQPLRGFSWEAVGGGTDPQEVPAALGRWLQEPLRSCLTARCAGLHLAADPEHGRSWGWKERLCQLKSPGYLCKYQYEGACPDLSPAGALHLDYRLPFEESSGGPGFSPPGTVLTVACPGGEVRLTCQPEPGGFAWKATEKPLCPCPFGGKSSDSGRCAEAAGCRDAGGGFACACTTGGPDGTPCPDTGPGPTAAGGPAERSSARAEGRHPSIPTPGGSTEPPATTTASADGEKAAPPPPSSSSNYVFILVTVAVVVLIILVMTVLGVFKICFNKKPEGRGNKEPPEAGSKTETGSAEPSGAAGGE; this comes from the coding sequence ATGAGGCGGGCCGGGCCCTGgtgcctgctcctggctgcGGCCTGCGCCCTGGGCCGGagcccgccgccgccgcgggccGCCGTGCGCTGCCCGCCCGCCGGCGCCTGCTTCAGCGCCCACCTCGCCAACGTCTCGTATGCCGAGGCCCGCGGCGCCTGCGACCAGCGGCGGGGCAGCCTCGCCTGGGTCAGCGGCGAGccggagctgctcctgctgctggggctgctggcagaggcGGCCGTGCCCGCACCCGCGCTGTTCTGGGTCGGCCTGAAGAGAAACGCCCCCGCCTGCACCCACGAGGAGCAGCCGCTCCGCGGCTTCTCTTGGGAGGCCGTCGGGGGTGGGACGGACCCGCAGGAGGTGCCGGCGGCGCTCGGCCggtggctgcaggagcccctGCGGTCCTGCCTCACCGCCCGCTGCGCTGGGCTGCACCTGGCGGCTGACCCCGAGCACGGCcgcagctggggctggaaggagcGGCTCTGCCAGCTGAAAAGCCCGGGCTACCTCTGCAAGTACCAGTACGAGGGTGCCTGCCCCGACCTCAGTCCCGCGGGCGCCCTCCACCTCGACTACCGGCTCCCCTTCGAGGAGAGCAGCGGCGGCCCCGGCTTCAGCCCGCCGGGCACCGTGCTGACGGTGGCGTGTCCCGGCGGGGAGGTGCGGCTCACCTGCCAGCCCGAGCCGGGCGGCTTCGCCTGGAAGGCGACAGAGaagcccctctgcccctgcccctTCGGCGGCAAGAGCTCCGACAGCGGGCGGTGCGCCGAGGCCGCCGGGTGCCGCGATGCGGGCGGCGGCTTCGCCTGTGCCTGCACCACGGGCGGCCCGGACGGAACTCCCTGCCCGGACACGGGGCCGGGCCCCACCGCTGCAGGCGGCCCCGCGGAGCGGTCGAGTGCCAGGGCGGAGGGGCGGCATCCTTCCATCCCGACACCCGGCGGTTCCACAGAGCCGCCCGCCACCACCACGGCCTCCGCCGACGGAGAGAAGGCTGCTCCTCCGccgccctcctcctcctccaactACGTTTTCATCCTGGTGACGGTCGCGGTGGTGGTGCTGATCATCCTGGTCATGACCGTCCTGGGGGTGTTCAAAATCTGCTTTAACAAGAAACCCGAGGGCCGGGGGAACAAGGAGCCGCCGGAGGCCGGCAGCAAGACGGAGACAGGCTCCGCGGAGCCCAGCGGAGCAGCGGGCGGTGAATAG